In Trichocoleus sp., the DNA window TGATCTGGTTTAAAGACAAGCTATCGCCTAAAGCAGTGCTAGAAGTGCTAAATCGATCGGTTGCTTCTTGCTAGATCGCGAAAAACAGAAAAGTACTGCAGCCGTTCCCCCAATCCCAACGTGAAGGAACTTTCGATCGAGCTTTTCCAAAGCAGCTAAGCTGCAGTAGGCATCGAATTTGCTGCCAGAACCGATCGATAAAACCCTTGCAGTTGTTTAGTTGCTGCTGCCCAGCCCCAACGTTCTGCTTCTTGGCGAGCATTTTGGCGGAGCGTTTCACGTTCTTCCTGATTCGCAAGCAAGCGTTTTGTGGCAACGATCGCGCCCTGATCATCAGTAGGATCAAACAAATAGCCGTTGACACCATCGGTAACAATATCGGGGATGCCGCCTGCATTTGCCGCGATTACAGGACAGCCTGCCGCCATTGCTTCCAGTAAGACTAAGCCCAACGTTTCAGTGCGCGAAGGGAAAATAAAGGCATCCGATGAAGCGAAAGCCGCTGCTAAACTTTCACCCGTCAGATAACCGACAAAATGAGTGGGCGTATCAGCAAAAATGCGCTCTAAGTCTTGGCGATAAGGACCATCCCCAACTAATGCCAGCCTTGCGCCTGGGATTGCTTCCAGAATGGGTTTAATCCGATCGATTTCTTTCTCAGCAGACAACCGACCCACATACAGCAACAGCGGCGCATCAGGATTACCCTGCGATAGGTGCGATCGCATTTCTAGGCTGACAAGATGTGGCTGAAATAGTTCTGTATCAACGCCACGCTGCCACACTTCCACCCGTTCAATGCCGTGACTGGTAAGCGCTTCTTCCATTGCAGTTGAGGTACAGAGATTGATCTGCGCCTGATTATGCACCATCTTCAGCAGTTCCCACATCACGCCTTCTAGCATTCCCAGACCATAATGTTCCAGATATTTTGGCAAGTGCGTATGGTAGGAAGCAACCAGCGGCACATCCAGCGACTTGGCATAGTACAGCCCACCTAAGCCCAGCACTGCCGGATTCACAATGTGGATCAGTTCTGGCTGAAAG includes these proteins:
- a CDS encoding glycosyltransferase family 1 protein, coding for MKIALFTETFLPKVDGIVTRLSHTVDHLQRSGDQVLVFSPDGGLHEYKGAKICGVPGFPLPLYPELKLALPRPSLRQALEDFQPELIHIVNPAVLGLGGLYYAKSLDVPLVASYHTHLPKYLEHYGLGMLEGVMWELLKMVHNQAQINLCTSTAMEEALTSHGIERVEVWQRGVDTELFQPHLVSLEMRSHLSQGNPDAPLLLYVGRLSAEKEIDRIKPILEAIPGARLALVGDGPYRQDLERIFADTPTHFVGYLTGESLAAAFASSDAFIFPSRTETLGLVLLEAMAAGCPVIAANAGGIPDIVTDGVNGYLFDPTDDQGAIVATKRLLANQEERETLRQNARQEAERWGWAAATKQLQGFYRSVLAANSMPTAA